In Candidatus Methanosphaera massiliense, the following are encoded in one genomic region:
- a CDS encoding ArsR/SmtB family transcription factor, with the protein MTEDRNNSNKICGSSDEKFHLPDDDTLEEQVDLFKAIADPTRLSILYLLEGHELCTQRIQTELDKSQPTISHHLKILKKAKLIKSTKKGVWIYYKLRNPKFIETLKNIQKNKR; encoded by the coding sequence ATGACTGAAGATAGAAACAATTCAAATAAAATATGTGGTTCCTCTGATGAGAAATTTCATCTACCAGATGATGACACATTAGAAGAACAAGTAGACCTTTTTAAAGCTATTGCTGATCCTACTAGACTAAGTATACTCTATCTTCTTGAAGGACACGAATTGTGTACTCAGAGAATACAAACGGAACTAGATAAATCCCAGCCAACAATATCACACCACTTAAAAATACTAAAAAAAGCAAAATTAATTAAATCTACAAAAAAAGGTGTTTGGATTTATTACAAACTAAGAAATCCGAAATTTATTGAAACATTAAAAAATATTCAAAAAAATAAAAGATAA
- the hisE gene encoding phosphoribosyl-ATP diphosphatase translates to MMKDEIIREVYNTLIDRKENPIDSYTSKLMKDSDKKAEDKILEKLGEEATEVILAAKNNEDLVHESADLIFFTLVILAYKGIPIDDVFDELISRHN, encoded by the coding sequence ATTATGAAAGATGAAATTATTAGAGAAGTATATAATACATTAATTGATAGAAAAGAAAATCCTATAGATTCATATACATCTAAGTTAATGAAAGATTCTGATAAAAAAGCAGAGGATAAGATTCTTGAAAAGCTAGGTGAGGAGGCTACTGAAGTTATTTTAGCTGCTAAGAATAATGAGGATCTTGTTCATGAGTCAGCTGATTTAATATTTTTCACTTTAGTAATTCTTGCTTATAAAGGAATTCCTATTGATGATGTGTTTGATGAACTTATTAGTAGACATAATTAA
- a CDS encoding CBS domain-containing ParB/RepB/Spo0J family partition protein translates to MSDYKKVKDYMTRNVITVNPDMPISEIKNIIKETGHDGFPVEENDQIVGIITASDLLIRDAKPTVRDMMSRDIVIANEDLSISDASRVMFRMGISRLPVTNENKKVLGIITNTDILRSHIERSTPEKVNQYRGTLEQLYGIKTYLTKEKVKISELKPTQDKVYADELQGRTYEIERGLAEPIIVVQTGEHKYLVVDGHHRLVASNQMGCSEIMAYVIKMNKQIKLGIEKTAEKAGIYSLEDIEIISDAQHPLIAITGSLRDKNTTIKK, encoded by the coding sequence ATGAGTGATTACAAGAAAGTAAAAGATTACATGACACGTAATGTTATAACAGTAAATCCAGACATGCCTATATCAGAGATAAAAAATATCATCAAAGAAACTGGACACGATGGATTTCCAGTTGAAGAAAATGATCAAATTGTAGGAATAATCACTGCTTCAGATCTTCTTATTCGTGATGCTAAGCCAACTGTTAGAGATATGATGTCTAGAGATATCGTTATTGCTAATGAGGATTTATCTATTAGTGATGCATCACGTGTAATGTTTCGTATGGGAATATCAAGATTACCTGTAACTAATGAGAATAAAAAGGTTCTAGGTATTATTACTAATACAGATATTCTTCGTTCTCATATTGAAAGATCAACACCTGAAAAGGTTAACCAGTACAGGGGCACTCTTGAACAATTGTATGGTATTAAGACGTATCTTACTAAAGAAAAAGTTAAAATTAGTGAGTTGAAACCTACACAGGATAAGGTTTATGCTGATGAATTACAGGGCAGAACCTATGAAATTGAAAGAGGTTTAGCTGAACCTATCATCGTTGTTCAGACAGGTGAACATAAATACCTCGTGGTTGATGGTCATCATAGGTTAGTTGCTTCTAATCAGATGGGTTGTTCAGAAATTATGGCATATGTCATTAAAATGAATAAACAGATAAAATTGGGTATTGAAAAAACTGCTGAAAAAGCAGGTATTTACTCATTAGAGGATATTGAAATTATTTCTGATGCTCAGCATCCTTTGATTGCTATTACTGGTAGTTTAAGAGATAAAAATACAACTATTAAGAAGTGA
- the gatB gene encoding Asp-tRNA(Asn)/Glu-tRNA(Gln) amidotransferase subunit GatB, whose product MMCGLEIHVQLNTNSKLFCSCPTNYQSAANNTNICPVCLNQPGAKPYPPNQAALDNAIKVALMLGCEISDEIIYFMRKHYDYPDLSSGYQRTSVPVGIKGELNGVRIHEIHVEEDPGQYKPDRGTVDFNRSGIPLIEIVTEPDMKSPEEARSFLNELIRVLEYSGSARGEGTMRADVNISIEGGKRAEVKNVNSIKGAYKVLKFELIRQKNILRRGGEVQQETRAYLESQMITVPMRLKEDADDYRYIPDPDLPPLKIDPAHVEEIRENMPEPAHLKTARFVEEYGIDEADAKVLTSELELADAFEEVCKEVDPNTAARLMRDELKRVLHYNKIRYAESKITPSDIVELINLIESKQVTPEAAHKLIEQMPNNDKTPTEIGKEMDIIGVVEDDAIAQAIDQAINENPNAVEDYKNGKENAVNFLVGQVMRLTRGKANAGETNKMIRDKLNQL is encoded by the coding sequence ATGATGTGTGGTCTTGAAATCCACGTACAATTAAACACTAATTCAAAACTATTTTGTAGTTGTCCTACAAATTACCAGTCAGCAGCAAACAATACAAACATATGTCCAGTATGTTTAAACCAGCCAGGTGCAAAACCATATCCACCTAACCAAGCAGCATTAGATAATGCTATTAAAGTGGCATTAATGTTAGGCTGTGAAATTTCAGATGAAATTATATACTTTATGAGAAAACACTATGATTACCCTGATTTATCAAGTGGATACCAAAGAACATCTGTACCTGTTGGAATTAAAGGAGAACTTAATGGTGTAAGAATCCATGAAATACACGTTGAAGAAGATCCAGGACAGTACAAACCTGATAGAGGTACTGTGGACTTTAATAGGTCAGGTATACCGCTTATAGAAATTGTTACAGAGCCGGATATGAAATCACCAGAAGAAGCAAGAAGCTTCCTAAATGAATTAATACGTGTACTAGAATACAGTGGTAGTGCACGTGGTGAAGGTACTATGAGAGCTGACGTTAACATTTCTATTGAAGGTGGAAAAAGAGCAGAAGTTAAAAACGTTAACTCTATTAAAGGAGCATACAAAGTTCTTAAATTCGAATTAATACGACAGAAAAACATACTCCGTAGAGGAGGAGAAGTTCAACAGGAAACTCGTGCATATCTAGAATCTCAGATGATTACCGTTCCTATGAGATTAAAAGAGGATGCAGATGATTACAGATACATACCAGATCCAGATCTTCCACCACTCAAAATAGACCCAGCACATGTAGAAGAAATAAGAGAAAACATGCCTGAACCAGCACATCTCAAAACAGCAAGATTTGTAGAAGAATACGGAATAGACGAAGCAGATGCAAAGGTATTAACATCAGAATTAGAGTTAGCAGATGCATTTGAAGAAGTATGTAAAGAAGTAGACCCTAATACTGCTGCTAGATTAATGAGAGATGAGTTAAAACGTGTATTACACTATAATAAAATAAGATATGCTGAAAGTAAAATAACACCTTCAGATATTGTTGAATTAATCAACTTAATTGAATCCAAACAGGTAACTCCTGAAGCTGCACATAAACTCATTGAACAAATGCCTAATAATGATAAAACACCTACCGAAATTGGTAAAGAAATGGATATAATAGGTGTTGTAGAAGATGATGCAATAGCACAAGCTATTGATCAAGCTATAAATGAAAATCCTAATGCTGTAGAAGACTACAAGAATGGTAAAGAAAATGCTGTTAACTTCCTTGTTGGACAAGTAATGAGATTAACAAGGGGTAAAGCTAACGCAGGGGAAACCAATAAGATGATTAGAGATAAATTAAATCAATTATGA
- a CDS encoding radical SAM protein encodes MDIIEKVKNKEIFDLLIEANKITERIHGKDISLERAIFLSWWCEKGDCKFCYMSSQKDRIKNPEKAKRHVKGIYAEAELTKRMGWNIEFLSGGYGVYSTSELKEICETIYDITANPVWLNIGITDELDQYDDEIVGVTGAIETANPEFHNYVCPSKSIDDIKKMLNQAGELGYKKAITIIIGLGEEIEHLNDLFDLIEELDIDRIIFYSLNPHPATEYHLTPQPASLYYASIVAAVRIRFPNIEIITGTWTDNLANIGVLLKAGSNGLTKFPLFKMYGNRYGRRVEEEVKWADKNLKGSFSDLSLLEKENNLRPELDPFIQRYIDMCHENLDIKKI; translated from the coding sequence ATGGATATAATTGAAAAAGTTAAGAATAAAGAAATATTTGATTTACTTATAGAAGCCAACAAAATAACTGAAAGAATTCATGGAAAAGATATTAGTCTTGAAAGAGCTATATTCTTATCATGGTGGTGCGAAAAAGGAGATTGTAAATTCTGTTATATGTCTTCACAAAAAGACAGAATAAAAAATCCAGAAAAAGCAAAACGCCATGTTAAAGGAATATATGCAGAAGCAGAACTTACTAAACGTATGGGTTGGAATATAGAATTTCTATCAGGTGGATATGGAGTATATTCAACAAGTGAATTAAAGGAAATTTGTGAGACAATTTATGATATTACAGCTAATCCAGTATGGTTAAACATTGGTATAACAGATGAATTAGATCAGTATGATGATGAAATTGTAGGAGTAACTGGTGCAATAGAAACCGCTAATCCTGAATTCCATAACTACGTATGTCCTAGTAAATCTATTGATGACATTAAAAAAATGTTAAATCAGGCTGGAGAACTTGGCTACAAGAAAGCAATAACAATCATAATAGGTCTTGGTGAAGAAATAGAACATTTAAATGATTTATTTGATTTAATAGAAGAATTAGATATTGATAGAATAATATTTTATTCACTAAATCCACATCCTGCAACAGAATATCATTTAACCCCGCAACCAGCTTCACTATACTATGCTAGTATAGTTGCTGCCGTAAGAATAAGATTCCCTAATATAGAAATAATAACAGGTACCTGGACAGATAACTTAGCCAACATTGGAGTACTACTAAAAGCAGGAAGTAATGGTTTAACAAAATTCCCCCTATTCAAAATGTATGGTAACAGGTATGGTAGAAGAGTAGAAGAAGAAGTTAAATGGGCTGATAAAAACCTTAAAGGTAGTTTTTCTGATTTAAGTTTATTAGAAAAGGAAAATAATTTAAGACCAGAACTAGACCCATTTATTCAGAGATACATTGACATGTGTCATGAAAATCTAGACATTAAAAAAATATAA